The Naumovozyma castellii chromosome 2, complete genome sequence AGAGCTTCTCTGACAGATGAAAAGAGTAGATTATCAGTAACATCAAATACGGATAGTATGGGAAGTCATGGTTCTAATATGAACCTTGAATTGGAGCCTCTGTTAACTCCAAGATCATTATACATGCCATGGCCTACTGCCACAGTCAGAGCCTTTGCTGAATTTTTCTACACAGGACAGGttaattcaaaatggaTGCTGGCACCGGTTGTACTGGATTTATTGGTTATGTCAAAGATTTATGAGCTGCCGTTGCTTTACAACTTAGTCGCTGAGGTTCTTTATTCTATTGTTGGTAGAAAGAAGGAAAGTTTATCTGTTACTTGTTCCTCTTTGAAGGATGGGTTTGAAAGTAAAGTGGCATTATACTACGACggaaatttaaataagGCTAACGAATTCCTTTCAAAGAATGAGATGTATATCGAATTATTAAGACTACAGAAATGTTTGGAAAACCTGGATGATGGTTTCTTCGACATGGAGGTtctaaaaaatatttcaaggaCACAATCAACAAGTACTCATGAAAGTGAAGTAGCCGATAATATCGATAAGTACATCGATAGGGACAATAGTATAGGCTCTTTTTCAAACGTTCCTACTGTTTTTGCTGGAGGACCAAGAGATAGCCATAACTCCGTCGGCTCAGTAGGTTTTCCAAACTCgttaaatattcaaacaCCAAGGACTTCAAATTCTACGTACACACCAAAgccaaagaaaaaatctAGCCTTAGCAGAGAAATTGATCCCACTTCATTTATGGAAATGAATTCGAGTGATGAAGACATGGGCCCgaaatcaagaaattatagTGGAATCGATCCAAAAACAATGGAGGGgagtttctttaatattattgatgaaagtAGTACAAGTAGTTCAAGTACAACAAGCAGTAGTGatggagaagaagaagtagCCTACTCGAAATccaaagaaattggaaaggaACAGACTAGTTCTACTGGTTCCTCAAATGGAGACAAAGAAGATAACGAAAATAAAGGGAATGATGGTGAAACCTCTGCTAAGGTCAAAGGAAAAATGGGAACAGAAGTTCGCTCAGATTcagatgattttgattctgGACTTGCGATGCTCTCGCTTAATAAAATGAGAAAGAAGGTAAAAAAGGGAGAGCAACATGatgaatcaattgatcCATTGTTTAAATCGACTTCTGCTGGTCAAAGTccgatgaagaattatgGAACATTTGCTAAATATGGCTCAAGTTTTGGAGGGAAAGGTGCAAGAGATGATACGAACAAACGAGACTTTAGTATTCTGACATTAGGAAATATGGCTTCAAGAAATGCTCTACCACCAGTTGATTATGTTATAAAATCAATTTATAGGACAGCCATTCTAGTTAATGATGTAAGGTTAATGGTGACATGTTTGGATTGTGTAGAAATTTCGAAAGGATTAAAATCCCTTAAAAAGGAGATTAGCGAAGAGATACAGAGGTTAGATGCAAAGAACGATACTTCTAAAAAGAAAGTACCCATTGCAAGAGAAAAAGAGAATGTCGAGGAGCTTAAAAAGCAAATGTCAATACCTCCAACCAGACAAAGATCAGATACATCATTAGGGAGGACGATGTCTGCCACATCTAGTAGTAACAAACCACGAAAAAATGAACGTGGCTCTGATGGACTTTTCAAGAGTTTTGGGCAGATTTACCGCTGAAGTCGCCCAAATGAATTGTGTTCATAATGCAATTGTTCTATAACTTCTTTAAGCAGTATATAAAAAGTTGTCTACGTTTGTAACAAATATACGCACAATGTGAATTAGGAGACTTTTTATTTCCAAACTTCAAGTATAAAGGAATCAGGTACAATTTATGAAGGGAAGTTTCTATATGGTATAGAAAAGCTTCGTTATGATATTTTCGTATGTCATTTTTTTTAGCATAATAAGAAGTAAGATTCgaaaaaagaataaagtcAGTGATATTTGAGTACTAGGGAAAAAACTTTTATAAAAGTCAGCAAATATGAGAATATTGtggaaataataaataatttacTTTTTCAGATGGgtttataataatttagtatatttgaatagtttagttaaaaaatatttttcattttactaataaataaaaaccctttattaaaaatggCAACTGAAAAGCCACTCCAATACAATCAAAATGTTCAAAATTTGTTAAGTTATAAATTAAAGGTGTTTTTAAAAGGTTTAAAAAGACAAGTTTTGAAAAGCTTTTATTTCTTACAATTAATATTAGTAGAAGCAACGGTCAAGACCCTCAAGAGAAAAATGGAAGTGACAGGTTTACTTACAGATTGGTTTAAATTTgttgtattttttttcaaagactTTTAAATACTTATCGCTGTTTAAATTGTCATTTCAGtaaagatttcttcttctaatataAAGTTCCTTTCCTCTATTTaaaaaacaaattttatttattatattggCCCATACAACATGTACAAATTTAAGTTATTCAAGAACTGATTTGTGTTACAAGTTACAATATAGAGTTGGGCCCTTGCGTGCTTCAATATTATGACGTGCTTCAAAGTATCCGCCCCGAAAATATTCGTGATCTAGACAAGATTCACTGCTTTAGCAGCAAAGGCTTATTGCAATCTTCCTCGAGACAAATCTGACCAGTGAGGACAATGACGGACATTCTTTCAAAGTATAAAAATACACACTTTACTGAACTCCCTACTCCTGcatttattatcaatgaagataagttcaatttgaattgtCAGGCAATGCTTAAGAGCGTAAACGACTTACGTCTTAAAACaggaaaaaatattctatTTCGCCCACATGTTAAGACACATAAGACAGGCCAAGGAACTGTAAGACAACTAGGACATGGAGTGATCAACCATTATGAAAGAAATACAGGTTCTATTTTAGTCTCGACATTTAGTGAAGCACGAGGGATATTAGATTATCAAGAATCATTTGGTGAGAAATATGTTGACGATATAGCTTTCAGTATACCAGTTTGCATTCCCCAGTATATGACACGACTTGCCAATACAGCTAATAGAGTAAAGACTCTGAGAGTTTTTGTGGACAACGAGGAACATCTAAATAACCTAGTTGAATATGGAAGATTGCCTGGAGACAAAAAGTGGTCCCTTTTTGTAAAGTTAGACATGGGAACACATAGAGCTGGTGTTGTGACGGAATCCTCAGAGTTCCAATCcctgttgaagaaaattctCTCCAAGGATGTCAAGGAAGTTGCCGAGCTTTACGGATTTTATGCCCATTGCGGCCACAGTTATCATGCTTCTTCTGCTTCTCAAGCGTATCAGTACTTCGAGGATGAACTAAAGGCCGTCAACAATGCAGCTAAAAAGGTAGTTGATATGGATGAATCCTTACTTGCAAAATCCTTAGTTTTATCTGTTGGTGCTACACCTACAACTACAGCAGTCCTACATGCCAAACCAGATTTAACCGAATATATCAGAAACGAACTCATTGGGACTTTGGAAGTTCATTGTGGAAACTATTGTTTGTATGATTTGCAGCAGGTATCAACTGGATGTGTTGCTCCCAAAAATGTTGCTGGCTTTGTGCTAGGGAGTGTTTTGTCATCTTACCCAACAAGGGCAGAAATGTTAACGGATACAGGTGTCTTAGCTTTATCGCGAGAAACGTCCACTATTGCCGGATTTGGATACTGTATCAACCCAGATGAAATACTAAATGATAAGTTCACCTCTAAAGGAGAGTGGTATGTGGATAGATTATCACAAGAACATGGAATTCTTAAACCACATGCAGAGGTTAATTGTCCCAACCTATTAAAACTAGGTTCCAAAGTTACCATTTTACCACAACATGCTTGCATCACCATGGCACAGTtttcatattattttattgttaACAAAAAGGGAACTGTAGTTGATGTCTGGACAccatttcaaaaatggtAAATAAGGAACTTggaaatatcaaatatttcattgagACTAATACCATGTATATGTATTCATTTGTATCTTTATCAAGATGAGACTAATTTTTAACGTAGTATTTACTGACACCGTTGAACATTTCGCGCATAACTTCCCACGACGAAAATTTTTGTTAGATTGCAAGCATTCACGTTGAATGGAAATCTATTGAAATTTGTAGATTTATGATATTAATTGGCATAATTCATGTCAGAAGGGCAAGCACGCATAGGGTTACTTCAAGCTAACAACCTAATTATGTCGTCTACCATCACCTGGGAGGAATTGGCTCCTATAATGGAAAATAGATGTAACGACGCAATAGTGTCAAGAAGAATCCAATTCTTAAAAGATTTGCTTAACCTAGTTGAAGGTGAAACACTAGAAACACCTCAATTGGCTCAAATATCAATGAACTTATTAAAGACTTTTGTTATATATCAAGATACCAAATCAAAAGATCTAGTTATCTCAATTTTTCACGCCATTCTACCTTTGGAACCTCGTCTTTTGGagaaatatattacttTTATTTTGGAACAAGTTTCTAAATACCCAGGAACTAGGGCTCTATCCGActatttaaatttatttgacTGGATCCATTCCTTTTTGGAAGTAATTGCTACGGATTCCTCGAGGTTTGAGGAACTTATCccaaaattattggaagtCCATTGTTACACAACTTATGGTATTGAAACTGTACTTGATAATCAAGAAACTACTAAGAAAACTCATTTCAGACGTAACCAGCACAGAAAGAGGATTCGTGAATCTGTTCTTCAAGCAACCAGCAAAACATTTACCCACTGTTTCAAGCACAATGGTAATGCCTCGTCCTACTTCAGTGCTATTTGCAAGATCGTCTTGGAAGACCATACCAAGTTAAAACTTCCAGTAACaggtgttgttgttataaTGGGTGCTCTAACGCAATCTTCCATACAGCTAGCCCCATCACAACCAGCATTACTCCATGAACTGAAGGAGAAATATGCGGAAAAATacattgaatttattggaaaagaaataataattggCAAAAATCCTCCATCCACATTTTGTCtagaaatttctttaaatccCTTCTTGAAAGAGTTCCTAACAGAAGAGTCTTTCAAATCACAACTACTTCCAAATTTAGAAAAGGCTAATTTAAGATCTCCGGAGTCAGCATTCGCTATTGCTGCCGAGCTTTACGCCGGTGTTAATGCaaagaatattaatttgttgaatattttcacatcttcaaaattaatgACTCAATCATTCTCATCATTTAAGAGCTCAAAAGAAGCTGTAAGAGATATCTCCTTACATTCCGTTATTACGCTTTTCGAATCAATTGACATTGAAAACGTTGATGAAAGTGATCTACTTAAATATGtcgatgaaattttcaagaatatcAAATCCAACTTGAATGCAGATTACAAGTCTCTTGTgtcaaaaatattattcGCAATTCCCTCTTCCTTTGAACAAGTCTCTGCAAAGATTGCTCAAGATCTATCAATCTACGTTACTAAAGAAGGTAATGAGAATGCTTTGAACATAATGTTATTGGCGTTCTTTTCTCATTACCTTACTCTATCACAACCCTCAGCTGATATAAATAAGCTGATAAAAAACGGTtttaaggaaaagaagCCAAGTTTAAAGAAATGCTGGTTTACTTCCTTGTTGGAGATGTCTGCCAAATCCACGAAAGAAATGcttgaaagttttgaagCTGAGTGCCTAGAATTCATTTCAGAAACTTTATCTCATCATTTTAAACATGACCACAAAAATATTCTTGCATGTCTAATCTATTTTGACGCGGCATATACTCTAGGAATAACTGATTTACAAGAAAAACTACACACCGTGATATCATCGCTCCCTAAAACGTCTATTATTGGAGCTGCATTCGTTAATGTTGCTCTGTCAAGAACCCTAGTGTCTAGTGATCGTCTTGAAGGTGTTAAACTACTTTATACCGCGTTTGCCAGAGAACCAGAATTAATCGGCTTGTCTGTGGTTGAAGCATTAGAGGAGAAGCTACAACAATCGCAGCAATTGATGGATGGTTCTATATCATATAAATACATTGCTCCTGTGTTTGGCGCAATCTCCCAACCAATCGAAAACAATGAACTTTCGATTAGAGTCTTAATCCAAGAATTAATAGTTTCTCAATTTTCTGGTTTTAATCTTAAAAATGGTTGGGCTGGTTTAGTACTTGGTGCTGGAAAAGATCCAGCTACTATCACCGCTGAAAATACGAAAGATATCATAGATAAgattatttcaatttctgaCGATACTAGCCTTCTTAAATCGCCCCTTCATGTATGTGCATTGAAGGCTGCTGCCTATGCATCTTTCATTAATCCAAATGCTTTTGCGCCAGAAATAGCtactattattaaaaatgatttaGCGGTTGGCAAAATTCCTGATCttactgaagaagattttgagATTTTGGCAGGTGAAGAAGGTACAATGGTAATTAACGTGctagaaaagaaaatggatAACAAACTTACAGATAAAAATACAAAGGATTATGAGACTTTAAAATGGGAACAAAGTATTAGAAAAGAGCAATCAAAAAAGACGAACAAGAAATTAACCAAAGAGGAACAAGAACTTGTAAACAAGCAACTAAGTACGGAATCTGAGATTAGACTTAAGCTTACAAAATTTATTCTACGTATATCTCGTTCGGTTGaattaatcaaatttttaAGTAAGGATGCTACTTTAGTCGATAATGGTATTACAACATGGTTCCCAGTTGCCGTTAATAATCTTTTGAGGTTGGCTCAGGAAAAGAATACGTTCAAATTAgttaataattcaataattgatGCATTCTTAGGACTTTCTGCAAATTTTTCTGATAGACTTGGACCTTTGAGATTTTTCCTTGGTATTGCCATTCTCCGTGTTTATAATGTCTGCAATATTCCAGAAAATTTCCTAGCTGAAAACTTGGATGATTTACTGTCGAGAGTCCTCTTTAGAATCAAATTTATCTCAAATCAAAAGGCTTTAGACCCAATCAGTTTAACCTTCTTACTTCCTCTGTTAATTAATGTTTTAGAGGAAGGTAAAAGAGTTGCAATAAAAAACTCTGATAAACCCGTAGCTAAAACTGAATTCATGGAAGAAGACAAAGAGGAGGAGCATTTGTTATTAGCAATGGAGATTATTTCTGTCCATGCAGAAGCCTTCAAAGACCCTTCTATCCCCCGTGTACCAATTCTCCAAGTTCTTCTATCTTTATTGGGCCTGCCATCAAAGGCAAAAATTGCAAAGGACTGTTTCAATTCTCTTTGCCAAAGTATTTCATTTGCTCCAAATCAAGAGGATCtagatattatattatCAAACGTTCTTTCCCCTAATACATTTGTCCGTTCTACCATCTTGGAAACGATCGATAACgaatttgaattggaaccttttatgaaattttctCCTGAGATTTTTATCTCTAAATTTGACTCAGAAGATTTTAACCGCGAGACAGCTGATTTCATCTGGGAGTTCAATAAGTTCGAAATCAACGATTTGctaattgaaaaattactGTCCTTCTTTGACCAATCTGACAGTGGGCTTCGTTTATTTACTGCCAAGGCCTATGTGTCAGCTTCTCTTTACGTCTCCACTAATAATTCAActaaattaaataaatactTAGGTATGCTGATGAAGTTCTATTCAGAAAAAGCTAAACCGCTAGAAgatattattgatgaatatggATTGGTTGTCGTCACAGCTGCTGAACGCAAGGATCCATGGCAAGAAAGAAGTACTGCCGCTATAGCTCTTAAAGAGTTCGCTTCTGGCTTACccgatgaagatgaatgTATTGTCGATGTTATTGGCTTTTTAGTTAATGAACATGGATTAGGAGATAGAGAACCGCTAGTACGTCAAGAGATGAAGGAGGCAGGTATCGAGATAATTACTGAACATGGGTCCAAAATGtcagaaaaattaattccaattttcGAAAGATCGTTGACCTCTGAACCAGAAGCCTCTATAAAGgaaaatgttattattctttatgGTACGCTTGCGAGACATTTGGATAAGGATGATTCGAGAattcatattattatagATCGTTTGCTTTCCACTCTTGAAACACCATCATCAGATGTGCAACAAGCCGTATCAGAATGTTTGGCACCATTGGTGTTCCAATTTAAGTCTAAGGTCGAAGATTATATCAACGACCTTATGTCCAAGTTACTAAACCCAGCTCTACCAACGTCTATCCGTAAAGGGGCTGCCTGGGGTATTGCGGGGCTTGTTAAAGGTTATGGTATATCTGCACTAAGTGAATTCGATATTGTACGTAACTTGATTGAGGCAGCTGAAGATAAGAAGGAGGCTAAGAGACGTGAATCTGTTGCATATGCGTTCGAGTACTTATCTatatcattgaaaagattttttGAACCCTATGTTATTGAGGTTTTACCAaccattttgaaaaatctcGGTGATTCTGTTCCAGAGGTACGTAATGCAACTGCCGAAGCAACCAAGGCTATCATGGCACATACAACAAGTTATGGTGTGATGAAGTTAATTCCTGTCGCAGTTTCCAACTTGGATGATATTTCCTGGAGAACTAAACGTGGTTCTGTTGAATTATTGGGTAATATGGCGTATTTGGACCCAACTCAATTATCAACGTCGCTATCTACCATCGTTCCAGAAATCGTTGGGGTCTTAAATGATTCTCACAAAGAAGTCCGTAAGGCTGCTGATGAATCTCTAAAGAGATTCGGGGAAGTTATTAGAAATCcagaaattcaaaaattagTCCCAGTTTTGATCCAAGCAATTGGTGATCCCACCAAATACACTGAAGATGCTTTAGATGCCTTAATCCAAACTCAATTCGTGCATTATATCGATGGTCCATCCTTAGCTTTGATCATCCATGTTATTCATAGAGGTATGCATGATAGATCTGCAAACACAAAGAGAAAGGCATGTAAAATTGTTGGTAATATGGCAATCTTAGTCGACACAAAGGATTTGATACCATACTTGcaacaattaattgatgagGTCGAAATTGCTATGGTTGACCCTGTCCCAAACACTAGAGCAACTGCTGCACGCGCATTAGGTGCCTTGGTTGAAAGATTAGGTGAAGAACAATTCCCTGACTTAATACCCCGTCTATTGGATACTTTGAGTGACGAGATGAAATCTGGGGATCGTCTTGGTTCAGCCCAAGCATTGGCAGAGGTTATCAGTGGTCTTggtttgaataaattagaTGAACTGCTACCTACAATCTTGGCTGGGGTTAATAATTATCGTTCCTATGTCAGAGAAGGTTTTATGCCATTATTGCTATTTATTCCTATTTGCTTTGGTTCACAATTTGCACCATACATCAACCAGATTATCCAACCGATCCTTTCAGGTCTTGCCGATGTTGATGAAAGCATCCATGACACTTCTTTGAAGGCTGGTAAACTGATCGTTAAGAATTATGCTTCCAAAGCAGTCGATTTGTTGCTTCCTGAATTAGAAAGAGGTATGTTCGATGAAAACGATCGTATTCGTCTTTCTTCTGTTCAATTAACTGGTGAACTATTATTTCAAGTTACTGGTATTTCGTCCAGGAATGAATATGCCGAGGAGGAGGGTGACCATACTAATGAGGCATCTGGTAAATTGGTGGACGTTCTGGGTCAAGAGCATCGCGACAGAGTATTGGCAGCCATGTTTGTTTGTAGAAATGACACATCTGGCATTGTCCGTGCCACTACAGTAGATATCTGGAAGGCATTGGTACCAAATACTCCACGTGCAGTTAAGGAAATTCTTCCAACATTAACAACCATTATCGTAACCCATTTGGCATCTTCCTCAAATATTTTGCGTAACATAGCTGCTCAAACTTTAGGTGATCTTGTTCGTCGTGTCGGTGGAAACGCTTTATCTCAATTGTTACCTACTTTGGAAGAATCTTTGGAGGAATCTTCTAACCCTGATTCTAGACAAGGTGTTTGTATTGCTCTACATGAGTTAATtgcatcatcatctgaaGAATCGCTAGAGGAATTCCAAGCTATTATCGTTAATATAATTAGAACAACCTTAATTGATAGTAGTGAGACTGTTAGAAGAGCCTCAGCTACAGCATTTGATGCATACCAATCTGTTGTTGGTAAGCTCGCTGTTGATGAAACCATTCCATATCTATTGCATATGTTGGAATCGTCTGAAAGCTCCGAATATGCACTATTAGGTTTACAAGATATTATGTCCACTAAGTCGGAAGTTATTTTCCCTATTTTGATCCCAACTTTGTTAACCACACCAATAGATGCATTTAGAGCTTCTGCTCTTGGCTCTTTGGCCGAGGTTGCTGGGTCAGCATTATATAAACGTTTGTCAGTCATCATAAATGCCTTAGTGAATGCATTGGTTTCCGATCAACCTAACGAGGAGACCAAAACCGCGCTCGAGACAGCATTAGATAAGGttattttatcaattgatgaagaacaagGTGTACATCCATTACTTCAACAGATTATGTCCCTCTTAAAGAGTGAAGACAAGGCCAAGCGTATCGTTATCTTAGAAAGATTACCaaacttctttgaaaatacAGTGTTAGATTTCGACTTATACATACCCGactttgtttcttttgCCGTTTTATCATTGGATGACAAGGATCCTAGAATTGTGGAAAGTAACTTTGCTGCGCTATCAACATTGATAAAGAAGCAAGACAAAGCAATGTTAGAAAGACTGGTCAAACCTGCCAAACAATCATTACAAATTACTGGTGTTCAAGGTGAGGATTTGGCAACATTCAAGTTACCAAGAGGTCCAAGCTGTGTGTTACCAATATTTTTACATGGGTTGATGTATGGGTCGAATGATGAACGTGAAGCCTCTGCCTTAGCCATCGCAGATGTTGTTTCTAAGACACCATCTGCAAACTTAAAGCCATTTGTTAGTGTTATCACTGGTCCTTTAATTCGTGTTGTTGGTGAAAGATTTAGTAGTGATATCAAGGCCGCAATTTTATTTgctttgaatattttatttataaagATACCCCAATTTTTGAGGCCTTTTATCCCTCAATTGCAAAGAACTTTTGTGAAGTCATTATCGGATCCAACCAACGAAACTTTGCGTTTACGTGCTGCTAAGGCCCTTGGTActttaattgaatatcaaCCTCGTGTTGATCCATTAGTAATTGAACTAGTCGCTGGTGCTAAACAAGCCACCAACGAGGGTGTTAAAACTGCAATGTTGAAGGCATTATTAGAAGTTATAGTTAAAGCAGGTTctaaattaaatgaaactTCAAAGAGTAATGTTGTAAACCTGGTAGAGGAGGAAATGCTTGGCAGTAATGATAAACTTGCTATTGCTTATGTTAAATTAATTGGTTCCCTTTCAGAAATTTTATCTGCCGATGAAGCTCAcaagattttgaaagaaaaggTTCTCGAAGCAGATCTAGATGGAGATTCTGGTAAATTCTCCATTTTAACTCTAAATTCCTTCCTCAAGGATGCTCCAAATCATATCTTTAATCCAGAGttgattaatgaatttgtgGAATATATTGTCACCGGGTTGAGATCAGCTGACCCTTACTTTGGTGAAAACTCAGTTATTGCTGCTGGTAAGCTGCTATTGTTAGAAGGTGAAAACAAATCACCATTCTCAAAGATACAAAGCTCGACGTCATTTTCAGTTGGTGAAGATAACATTAAGTTATTGGTTGAAGAAGTATGCAAGTGTTCCTTAAAGCCTGCCAGCAATTCAACTGACTGTAGAAGACTATCTTTAGTCGTTATTAGAACATTGGCaagatttaaatttgaacaaTGTATAAAGCCGTACTTTGACATTTTGGGACCTTCTATTTTTGCAAGTTTGCGTGATACTATAATTCCTATCAAATTAGCCGCTGAAAAGAGTTATTTGTCTGTATTTAGATTGGTTGAAGATAAGGACATGGATACATTCAATGAGTGGTTTAATGGCTTAACAGGAGATGTTACTACAATTACCGGAACAACGATTCAATTAAGATCCATTGGTGATTTCACGAAGAGAGTCGGTAAGAGATTAGCTGGGGTCGAGAGAGATAGAATCGCTGCAGGTGGTGATGCTGAAACAATGTTTAGTGATAGAATCgaagatgaaaaggaaatcTGGGCTGTTGGTGGTGTCGAATTAAGTAATGATAACATCTAAACGTCACTAGTTATATAAACAATTATTTTATATCAAGCACTTatataatactaataaaaTGCTTTGTGctcttttttaatttatatGCAATTACGTAGTTCCATGATAACTACCTATCGAGTGTATAGTATTAACCGAGCTAGTGATCAATTTTCCAGATAATCTACTACTTTCCAAATAACCCGTTCCAAAGACGGTATCTTTTGCCAccaaaaaatttcattatattcttttccttGTGAActaaagaaacaaaaataaatgaattttAGTATGCACCTCGATGCAactttatatattatattgatTATCAAAGCCAGGGCGAGCAAAAGAGCAGCGCGCTTCAACTTCCTCACACTGACTGATTCCATAGCCTATGTACCTCTTCGCGCCCCTAATGAAATGGGTACTGTTTCAAAAGACTTAGTTTCTCTCTGGATGATCAATCAATACCTCCTTGATTATATTATCGGTTTGAAGGTTAAGTGAGTACTGTAGATTTTGACAGTAAGTGACTACTACGGCTTATTTTATTTGCGCGCAAGTTAGACGAGTTCAAAAAGTTCAAAAAAATGCTAAGGCTGCTGGCGGCGAGGTTTGAGTGAACACCGCCTAGCGTGTGTGATACAAAATGCAGGGAATCGGCCTGTTTCGCACACGAATATCACCTTAGAGGACAGATCATTGTTCGACGATACAGACGTAGACGTGGATTTTCAATCTGTACCTCAACCCTTATCCCTTAGTTAACAGCTATGTTGTATTTAATATGTATCTAAACTAAACACATCATTCGTACATTGAAGAATGTTTCCTCCAAATAAAAAGCGCCTTCTACTC is a genomic window containing:
- the DSD1 gene encoding D-serine ammonia-lyase DSD1 (ancestral locus Anc_8.156); translation: MTDILSKYKNTHFTELPTPAFIINEDKFNLNCQAMLKSVNDLRLKTGKNILFRPHVKTHKTGQGTVRQLGHGVINHYERNTGSILVSTFSEARGILDYQESFGEKYVDDIAFSIPVCIPQYMTRLANTANRVKTLRVFVDNEEHLNNLVEYGRLPGDKKWSLFVKLDMGTHRAGVVTESSEFQSLLKKILSKDVKEVAELYGFYAHCGHSYHASSASQAYQYFEDELKAVNNAAKKVVDMDESLLAKSLVLSVGATPTTTAVLHAKPDLTEYIRNELIGTLEVHCGNYCLYDLQQVSTGCVAPKNVAGFVLGSVLSSYPTRAEMLTDTGVLALSRETSTIAGFGYCINPDEILNDKFTSKGEWYVDRLSQEHGILKPHAEVNCPNLLKLGSKVTILPQHACITMAQFSYYFIVNKKGTVVDVWTPFQKW